The following proteins come from a genomic window of Macrobrachium nipponense isolate FS-2020 chromosome 32, ASM1510439v2, whole genome shotgun sequence:
- the LOC135207170 gene encoding E3 SUMO-protein ligase ZBED1-like has protein sequence MDSGARKRPRTRSVIWNYLEKDIKAPMKAKCMKCMEKLQCSKNTSNLFKHLCKKHPLEYDNAMEEKEAHVPVNPTAAVKQPSIQETIQKTLQYPHDSEKAKLLDKHLINMITIDMQPASIVEDDGFRKFVKALDGCYNLHSGRKIMREMLPKMYNETRIKLAKLLDEAKSVTITTDIWTSRKTQAFICFTGHFITSSWIHKSVILETAQLTQDHTAEMIRSEIERVANEWKISEKNLL, from the coding sequence ATGGATAGTGGTGCAAGGAAGCGGCCTCGTACTCGTAGTGTAATCTGGAATTACTTGGAAAAGGACATAAAGGCTCCAATGAAAGCAAAATGCATGAAGTGTATGGAAAAACTTCAGTGTTCCAAGAATACTTCAAATCTATTTAAACATCTATGTAAGAAGCACCCTCTTGAATATGATAATgcaatggaagaaaaagaagctCATGTCCCTGTTAACCCTACGGCAGCAGTTAAGCAACCTTCAATACAAGAAACAATCCAGAAAACACTACAATACCCTCATGACTCAGAAAAGGCTAAATTGCTTGACAAACACCTAATCAATATGATAACAATTGATATGCAGCCGGCATCAATTGTTGAGGATGATGGCTTTAGAAAATTTGTGAAAGCTCTAGATGGGTGCTATAACTTACACAGTGGGCgcaaaataatgagagaaatgCTACCAAAGATGTATAATGAAACTAGAATAAAGTTAGCCAAGCTCCTTGATGAGGCCAAATCTGTCACTATTACTACAGATATCTGGACATCCCGGAAAACCCAAGCATTCATATGTTTCACTGGTCATTTTATTACTTCCAGTTGGATACATAAGTCTGTAATTCTTGAAACAGCACAACTTACCCAGGATCACACTGCAGAGATGATCCGTTCTGAAATTGAACGGGTTGCAAATGAATGGAAAATCAGTGAAAAAAATCTCTTATAG